From Draconibacterium halophilum, one genomic window encodes:
- a CDS encoding secondary thiamine-phosphate synthase enzyme YjbQ, whose amino-acid sequence MQKIISVSTPQHNILVDITSKVESIVKNAGVTSGLVNVYVQGATAGIMIQENWDDSVQNDVVSLMTKLIPAGIWEHDAQDNNGDSHLKAGLVGPSETIPIVNGKMGLSTWQNIFLCEFDGPRSSRNIVITLIDSEK is encoded by the coding sequence ATGCAAAAAATTATATCGGTATCAACACCACAACATAATATTCTGGTTGACATTACTTCTAAAGTGGAGAGTATCGTGAAAAATGCTGGAGTTACCAGTGGTTTGGTTAATGTGTACGTGCAAGGCGCAACAGCAGGAATTATGATTCAGGAAAACTGGGACGATTCGGTGCAGAACGATGTGGTTAGCCTGATGACGAAATTAATCCCTGCCGGTATTTGGGAACATGATGCGCAGGATAATAACGGCGACTCGCACCTAAAAGCAGGTTTGGTAGGTCCCAGTGAAACAATCCCGATTGTGAATGGAAAAATGGGCTTGTCTACCTGGCAAAATATTTTTTTATGCGAATTCGACGGACCAAGAAGTTCTCGAAATATTGTAATAACCCTAATTGATTCTGAGAAATAA
- a CDS encoding HD domain-containing protein, whose translation MEERTELAIRKFNDYVDSFTGLSEDQLQNFEIKKNHSYRVADLALVLAKNMELNETEAHLAYLIGLYHDIGRFKQLKEYNTFNDSKSVDHAELAVEILKESDFFENLDEGQVELILLAIRQHNKLGLTKKMTDKERLFAKLIRDADKLDILRVITDYYTNPKTTPNHTLTWEMPKGGTVSKDVSKQILKGALVAKESITNELDIKVMQLSWVYDLNYRPSFELMMEKRYLEKIYNSMPKNDTVIEIYRKVKVFVENKLIA comes from the coding sequence ATGGAGGAGAGAACAGAACTGGCAATACGGAAGTTTAACGATTATGTTGATTCTTTTACGGGACTTAGTGAAGATCAGCTTCAGAATTTTGAGATAAAGAAAAATCATTCCTATCGTGTTGCTGATCTTGCTTTAGTGTTGGCAAAAAATATGGAGCTAAACGAAACGGAGGCTCATCTTGCTTATTTAATCGGATTGTATCACGATATTGGAAGGTTCAAACAATTAAAAGAATACAACACCTTTAATGACTCCAAATCTGTGGATCATGCAGAATTGGCAGTAGAAATTTTAAAGGAAAGTGATTTCTTCGAAAATCTGGATGAAGGGCAGGTGGAATTAATTTTATTAGCGATCAGACAGCACAATAAATTGGGATTGACAAAAAAAATGACCGATAAGGAAAGGCTTTTTGCTAAACTTATCCGAGATGCTGATAAACTTGATATACTGCGCGTAATTACTGATTATTACACCAATCCGAAGACAACACCAAATCATACATTAACCTGGGAAATGCCAAAAGGGGGGACGGTATCAAAAGACGTTTCAAAACAAATTTTGAAAGGAGCGTTGGTGGCAAAAGAAAGCATAACCAACGAACTAGATATTAAGGTCATGCAACTCTCGTGGGTATACGATTTAAACTACAGACCTTCGTTTGAATTAATGATGGAAAAGCGTTACTTGGAAAAGATCTATAATTCGATGCCCAAAAACGATACGGTTATTGAAATATACCGGAAAGTAAAAGTATTTGTTGAAAATAAGCTTATTGCCTGA
- a CDS encoding DUF3472 domain-containing protein, giving the protein MRTKLNLKILFIILVLPFTALSCEKEETPVEETPTMSHQVPSEGNSWFFTNVAGDQVQTADYNGFNWSNNSSVLRTFFRVEAAGEIHIGIKGKVSEGSSTLKATFLNQTKEIEINSTTNSSVFVGSYTVPSPGYYYIDLQGVDKDGAQFASIESITLGGEACSSGVHFSNEDYFYWGRRGPSVHLGYIVPAEASDVVWFYNEITVPEGNDVIGSYYMANGFGQGYFGMQVNSSTERRVLFSVWSPYSTDDPSTIPDDQRVQLIAKGVNTTTNDFGNEGSGGQSYMQLNWKAGTTYRFLLKGEPSSENTTDYSAWFFDTEQEEWLFVATWRRPKISTYLTNLYSFLENFDTKTGPLERMAYYNNQWVYDTNDTWHEVTKAKFTADATARDKARLDYAGGYRNGDNGFYLKNCGFFSETSEIDTNHERPVLGESPVIEFGTLPEN; this is encoded by the coding sequence ATGAGAACAAAACTAAATTTGAAAATACTATTTATAATCCTGGTACTTCCTTTTACTGCCCTTTCCTGCGAGAAAGAGGAAACTCCGGTAGAGGAAACACCAACGATGTCTCACCAGGTTCCTAGCGAAGGAAATAGTTGGTTTTTTACAAATGTTGCTGGAGATCAAGTTCAAACAGCAGATTATAACGGTTTTAACTGGAGCAACAATTCTTCTGTATTACGTACCTTTTTCCGAGTTGAGGCCGCAGGCGAAATTCATATTGGAATTAAAGGGAAAGTAAGCGAGGGGAGTTCAACTCTTAAGGCAACTTTCTTGAATCAAACCAAAGAAATTGAGATAAACTCAACAACAAACAGTTCGGTATTTGTTGGTTCATATACAGTTCCATCGCCGGGATATTATTATATCGATTTGCAAGGTGTGGATAAAGACGGAGCACAGTTTGCATCAATTGAATCGATTACTTTGGGAGGCGAAGCCTGCAGTTCGGGTGTGCATTTTTCAAACGAAGATTATTTCTACTGGGGGCGCCGCGGCCCTTCTGTGCATTTAGGATATATTGTGCCCGCCGAGGCATCTGACGTTGTTTGGTTTTATAACGAGATAACAGTTCCGGAAGGTAACGACGTAATTGGATCGTATTACATGGCAAATGGTTTTGGCCAGGGGTACTTCGGAATGCAGGTAAATTCTTCCACTGAACGAAGAGTACTGTTTTCGGTATGGAGTCCGTATTCTACTGATGATCCAAGTACTATCCCCGATGATCAGCGTGTTCAGCTTATTGCCAAAGGTGTAAATACTACAACTAACGATTTTGGAAATGAAGGCTCGGGCGGACAAAGCTATATGCAGTTGAACTGGAAAGCAGGAACTACTTACCGGTTTTTATTGAAGGGTGAACCAAGTAGTGAAAATACAACCGATTACTCGGCCTGGTTTTTTGATACTGAACAAGAAGAGTGGCTCTTTGTCGCTACCTGGCGACGTCCGAAAATAAGTACTTATTTAACCAACTTATATTCATTTTTGGAAAACTTCGACACCAAAACAGGACCGCTTGAACGCATGGCTTATTACAATAACCAATGGGTTTACGATACGAACGACACATGGCACGAAGTTACCAAAGCAAAGTTTACCGCCGACGCTACTGCACGCGATAAAGCACGGTTAGATTATGCCGGGGGGTATAGAAACGGCGACAATGGCTTTTACTTAAAAAACTGTGGATTTTTCAGCGAAACTTCTGAGATTGATACGAATCACGAGCGCCCGGTTTTAGGTGAATCTCCGGTTATTGAATTTGGTACTCTGCCTGAGAATTAA
- a CDS encoding RagB/SusD family nutrient uptake outer membrane protein gives MVFADELGIEAAALGTYALLKTNTFMRPYHFHGEFGGDNIALSGSTTDHLYYMYNYQHTPTNYHLNSLWSTCYKGIVNANKVIAKAQQGTDRMNHVIGEMYYLRAFFYFNLVNIWGRPYTQDPTNNWGVPIVLDAEPDVDNMPPRATVKEVYDLIIEDLTTGAELMSGFKRIDAEYNIYASEQAAKALLSRVYLYMDDNAKAASFATEVIESNDFALLQGSDYETFPTMVPEDNSEVIFACRALKDEDDYGWYAFGGMYATIDGVGWGEMYASEPYRDLLDQNPDDRRHKFIEPQYNDGETYEITYSYDKSSPEGSRMFKMYDVTSNGDSWEYEYNGTQTVMTEDIDGVTKYYITEGEHISGKTYVRLDKKMPVRQGYPKFFVIKCSNQEGQPQLFSPIISRLAEMYLNRAEARAKTGNTEGALEDLNLIRERANIPAYTAVPEDKTIMDIILEERRLELAFEAHRRYDIFRNGLTLDRRYPGTHDRGSNPMLTVPATSPRVVDYIPEDQILAQPNLIQNP, from the coding sequence ATGGTGTTTGCCGACGAGTTAGGAATTGAGGCAGCCGCATTAGGAACTTACGCCTTATTAAAAACCAATACATTTATGCGTCCTTACCATTTTCATGGCGAATTTGGTGGCGATAACATTGCATTGAGTGGATCGACTACCGACCATTTGTACTACATGTACAACTATCAGCATACCCCAACAAACTACCACTTAAACAGTTTGTGGTCTACTTGTTACAAGGGTATTGTGAACGCCAACAAAGTTATTGCGAAAGCTCAGCAAGGTACCGACAGAATGAACCACGTAATTGGCGAAATGTATTACCTGCGTGCTTTTTTCTACTTTAACCTGGTTAATATTTGGGGCCGTCCTTATACCCAGGATCCTACCAATAACTGGGGTGTTCCTATTGTTTTAGATGCAGAACCTGATGTTGATAACATGCCTCCGCGCGCTACTGTTAAAGAGGTTTATGATCTGATCATCGAAGACCTGACAACAGGAGCTGAACTGATGAGTGGCTTTAAACGAATTGATGCTGAATACAACATTTACGCTTCAGAGCAAGCAGCCAAAGCGTTGCTGTCGAGAGTTTATTTGTACATGGACGACAATGCCAAAGCAGCAAGTTTTGCTACCGAGGTGATTGAGTCGAACGATTTTGCACTGTTGCAGGGATCGGATTATGAAACGTTCCCAACAATGGTTCCTGAAGATAATTCGGAAGTAATTTTTGCTTGTCGCGCATTAAAGGATGAAGATGACTACGGTTGGTATGCTTTCGGTGGAATGTATGCCACAATTGACGGAGTTGGCTGGGGCGAAATGTATGCTTCAGAACCTTACCGCGATCTGTTGGATCAAAATCCAGATGACAGAAGACATAAATTTATCGAGCCACAATATAACGATGGCGAAACCTATGAAATTACTTATTCATACGACAAGTCTTCTCCTGAAGGTTCGAGAATGTTTAAAATGTATGACGTTACAAGTAACGGAGATAGCTGGGAGTACGAGTACAACGGTACACAAACTGTAATGACCGAAGATATTGATGGCGTAACAAAATATTACATCACCGAAGGCGAACACATTAGTGGAAAAACCTACGTGCGTTTAGATAAAAAAATGCCGGTCCGCCAGGGCTACCCGAAATTCTTTGTAATAAAATGTTCGAACCAGGAAGGGCAGCCGCAGTTATTCTCGCCAATTATCTCGCGTTTAGCTGAGATGTACCTTAACCGCGCCGAGGCACGAGCTAAAACAGGCAACACCGAAGGTGCTCTGGAAGATTTAAATCTGATAAGAGAACGTGCAAATATTCCGGCTTATACTGCTGTTCCGGAGGACAAAACTATTATGGACATTATACTTGAAGAACGTCGTCTTGAGTTGGCTTTTGAAGCACATCGTCGTTACGATATTTTCAGAAATGGATTGACTTTAGACCGTCGTTATCCGGGAACTCACGACCGTGGATCTAATCCAATGTTAACTGTTCCGGCTACCAGTCCTCGTGTTGTTGATTACATTCCTGAGGATCAGATTTTAGCACAACCAAACTTAATTCAAAATCCATAA
- a CDS encoding SusC/RagA family TonB-linked outer membrane protein: MRYLQHFDFYRKNNNESQNSSFLSGIYKAISLVVFMAVFATFANAQTTTITGQVVDKTNNESLPGVSIIVKGTTNGITTDMDGKYSLNVPESNVTLVFSFIGYQSQEIATEGKTSIDVAMESSTTDLDEVMVVAYGTTKKSNLTGSAVAIDAEELQDVFSPNVAAMLQGKVAGMHTSTSSGKPGAGTQITIRGKGSLSGTTKPLWVVDGIIMGNDDPGYSPDDIESITVLKDASATSLYGSLAANGVILLQTKRAKKGVSVVNVNASYGATTFNTGNFSVMNSQELYDYQKTWNPNVTEDVLNTDTDWMNIGTQTGQAQEYNVNYSGGTEKILAYLSGTYYNETGALKGYEYERFSGIANIEVNASKRLTIKANLSGNYTNTYSQEHSTYNMFTYMPWDEPYLPDGSVLDPRVDSGKEYLLENDKVWYGRDENNYLYDLQYNYGKSRGNNFRINIGIDYKINDWLTFSSMNNVALGNGQNESYTDPRSISGQADRGRLYEAYSFSRTRFTNQMLRFKKTIDNHNLNAFVAWEYSDYYSDGANATGKGVAAGLTVLNATAEAVGVGGSKWESAKQSMLVNLQYAYDNKYLATASFNRQGSSSFGPNNQYGNFWSASVGWNLHHEDFMSNLKWVDVLKWSASMGQVGNAPGGFQYLGYYAFVAQYNGNSAATPYQKGNPDISWEKVTSYNTAINTRLFNRVGLNLDLYYKNSDNLLTYVPLPALSGYNGIWMNVGRVTNKGYELSVTPEIVKTSRLKWNMTINLAYNKNQVKELFEDKAYTSGNVRIEQGYDMDSYYQRIWYGANPSNGEPLWEKVVENEDGTESTELTSDYASATLQFVGSKGTPTYTGGILNTLTFDDFTLTANISFVEDIYKYNSNRELFDSDGSYASFNNMNLADGWNRWEKPGDIATHPKPFNGGVNANKNSSRYLEDASYVRLRNVTLSYRLPKVATDAIKVKNASVYISGDNLVTITDWSGMDPETGALYPLSKKIMAGVKIDF, from the coding sequence TCGTTCATAGGTTACCAAAGCCAGGAAATTGCAACTGAAGGTAAAACGTCAATTGATGTTGCGATGGAAAGTTCTACTACCGATTTGGATGAGGTAATGGTTGTTGCCTACGGAACGACAAAAAAGTCGAATCTAACAGGTTCGGCAGTTGCCATAGATGCAGAAGAGCTACAGGATGTTTTTTCTCCTAACGTAGCGGCCATGTTACAGGGTAAAGTTGCAGGTATGCACACCAGTACAAGCAGTGGTAAGCCTGGTGCGGGCACACAAATCACTATTCGTGGTAAAGGTTCGCTTTCGGGTACCACTAAACCGCTGTGGGTTGTGGATGGTATTATTATGGGTAACGACGATCCCGGATATAGTCCTGATGATATTGAGAGTATTACTGTATTAAAAGATGCATCGGCAACTTCATTATACGGTTCGTTGGCGGCAAATGGTGTTATTTTGCTGCAAACCAAAAGAGCAAAAAAAGGAGTATCTGTTGTTAATGTTAATGCATCGTACGGTGCCACCACATTTAATACCGGAAACTTTTCGGTTATGAATTCTCAGGAATTATACGATTACCAAAAAACATGGAATCCTAACGTAACCGAAGATGTATTGAATACCGATACCGACTGGATGAACATAGGAACCCAAACCGGACAAGCACAGGAATACAACGTAAACTATTCGGGAGGAACGGAAAAAATTCTGGCCTATTTGTCAGGTACTTACTACAACGAAACCGGTGCTTTAAAAGGTTATGAATACGAACGTTTTTCGGGTATTGCAAACATTGAAGTAAATGCATCAAAACGACTGACGATTAAAGCTAATCTTTCAGGTAATTATACCAACACGTACAGCCAGGAACACTCTACTTATAACATGTTTACCTACATGCCGTGGGACGAGCCTTATTTGCCCGACGGATCGGTTTTAGACCCACGGGTTGATAGCGGAAAAGAATACCTGCTTGAAAACGATAAAGTGTGGTATGGTCGTGATGAAAACAACTATTTGTACGATCTGCAATACAATTACGGCAAATCGCGCGGTAATAATTTCCGCATTAATATAGGTATTGATTACAAAATAAACGACTGGCTTACTTTCTCATCAATGAACAATGTTGCGCTTGGTAACGGACAAAACGAATCTTATACCGATCCGCGTTCGATAAGTGGTCAGGCCGACCGGGGAAGATTATATGAAGCGTATAGCTTTAGCAGAACACGTTTTACCAACCAGATGCTTCGTTTCAAAAAAACCATTGATAACCATAACCTGAATGCATTTGTAGCCTGGGAGTACAGCGATTATTATTCGGATGGCGCTAATGCCACAGGTAAAGGTGTTGCGGCAGGTTTAACTGTACTAAACGCAACGGCCGAAGCAGTTGGTGTTGGAGGATCGAAGTGGGAGAGTGCCAAGCAAAGTATGTTGGTTAATTTACAATATGCATACGACAATAAGTATTTGGCAACAGCATCGTTTAACCGTCAGGGGTCAAGTAGTTTTGGTCCGAATAATCAGTACGGTAATTTCTGGTCGGCAAGTGTAGGTTGGAACCTGCATCACGAAGATTTTATGAGCAACCTTAAATGGGTAGACGTACTAAAGTGGTCAGCCAGTATGGGACAGGTTGGTAATGCTCCTGGTGGATTCCAGTACCTTGGTTACTACGCATTTGTTGCCCAATACAATGGAAACAGTGCTGCAACGCCCTACCAAAAAGGAAATCCTGATATTAGTTGGGAGAAAGTTACCAGCTACAATACTGCCATTAATACTCGTTTATTTAACCGCGTTGGTTTAAACCTCGATTTGTATTATAAAAACAGCGACAACCTGTTAACTTATGTACCACTTCCTGCTTTGTCAGGTTACAATGGTATTTGGATGAATGTAGGTCGTGTTACCAACAAAGGTTACGAATTATCGGTAACGCCTGAGATCGTAAAAACCTCGAGATTAAAGTGGAACATGACCATTAACCTGGCCTATAACAAAAACCAGGTAAAAGAATTATTCGAAGATAAAGCATATACTTCGGGTAACGTTCGTATTGAGCAGGGTTACGACATGGATTCTTACTACCAGCGTATTTGGTACGGTGCAAATCCATCAAATGGTGAACCACTGTGGGAAAAAGTTGTAGAGAACGAAGATGGAACAGAGTCGACTGAACTTACATCGGATTATGCCAGTGCTACCTTGCAATTTGTCGGTTCGAAAGGAACACCAACTTATACCGGTGGTATTTTAAACACACTTACTTTCGATGATTTTACCTTAACTGCGAACATTAGTTTTGTTGAAGATATTTACAAATACAACAGTAACCGCGAGTTATTCGACAGCGATGGTTCGTATGCATCGTTTAACAACATGAACCTTGCCGATGGTTGGAACCGTTGGGAAAAACCCGGCGACATTGCTACACATCCAAAACCATTTAACGGAGGTGTAAACGCAAACAAAAACTCATCACGTTACCTGGAAGATGCCAGTTATGTTCGTTTACGTAATGTAACGCTATCGTACCGCTTGCCTAAAGTAGCTACCGATGCTATTAAAGTTAAAAATGCTTCGGTTTACATTAGTGGCGACAACCTGGTTACTATTACCGATTGGTCGGGTATGGATCCTGAAACAGGTGCGCTTTATCCACTATCGAAAAAGATTATGGCAGGAGTTAAAATCGACTTTTAA